From Phycodurus eques isolate BA_2022a chromosome 1, UOR_Pequ_1.1, whole genome shotgun sequence, one genomic window encodes:
- the dnase1l1 gene encoding deoxyribonuclease-1-like 1 produces MFHKGGSCQKNTSKAAVTMRHFFLILFPYLGVFGIQGASDFRICAFNLQHFGESKAKKQDVMQMYAKIITRCDVSLLQEVRDNKQKALPQLLEHLNKYDLNHEYKAVASARLGRSETYQEQYVFVYRADRVTVTGQYQYPDDRPGDVDAFSREPFVVRFKAPDTAIKEFVLIPQHTSPANVFKELDALYDVMQHVRRMWKTENVMLLGDFNADCSYLSKRSRGKLRLFTDNSLFWLMPEKSDTTVRATTSCAYDRIVVHGDVFSNAVVPFSAKPFNFQMEYRLTEEEALKVSDHYPIEVLLKNNASKVSFSLFLVSLLIFILR; encoded by the exons ATGTTTCACAAAGGAGGAAGctgtcaaaaaaatacaagcaaaGCTG CTGTGACAATGAGGCACTTCTTCCTCATTCTGTTTCCCTATCTTGGTGTGTTTGGCATTCAGGGGGCTTCAGATTTCAGGATCTGTGCCTTTAACCTGCAGCATTTTGGGGAGTCCAAAGCCAAGAAGCAGGATGTCATGCAGATGTATGCTAAG ATCATCACACGGTGCGATGTGAGTCTGCTTCAGGAAGTGagagacaacaaacaaaaagctttgCCCCAGTTGCTTGAGCATCTAAACAA GTATGACCTTAATCACGAGTACAAAGCTGTGGCAAGTGCGAGACTGGGCAGATCTGAAACATACCAGGAGCAGTATGTGTTTGTCTACAG GGCTGATAGAGTGACTGTAACGGGCCAGTATCAGTACCCAGACGACAGGCCAGGAGATGTTGATGCGTTCTCCAGAGAGCCGTTCGTTGTCCGCTTCAAAGCTCCAGACACTG CGATCAAGGAGTTTGTCCTCATCCCACAACATACCAGTCCAGCTAACGTCTTTAAGGAGCTTGATGCACTGTATGATGTTATGCAGCATGTGAGGAGGATGTGGAAAACTGAG AATGTGATGCTTcttggggacttcaatgctgaTTGTTCCTACCTTTCCAAGAGGAGCCGCGGGAAATTGCGCTTGTTTACGGACAACAGTCTGTTCTGGTTGATGCCAGAGAAGTCGGACACAACTGTCCGAGCGACCACTTCCTGCGCCTATGACAg GATTGTTGTGCATGGAGACGTGTTTTCTAATGCAGTGGTACCCTTTTCAGCCAAGCCCTTTAACTTTCAAATGGAATATCGTCTTACAGAGGAAGAG GCACTCAAGGTGAGTGACCATTACCCCATTGAGGTCCTGCTGAAGAATAACGCATCAAAAGTTTCGTTTAGCCTCTTCCTGGTCTCTCTTCTTATATTCATCTTAAGATGA
- the LOC133414071 gene encoding LOW QUALITY PROTEIN: solute carrier family 46 member 2-like (The sequence of the model RefSeq protein was modified relative to this genomic sequence to represent the inferred CDS: inserted 1 base in 1 codon) — protein MHRGHLLWGIQLVATGVQLGNAFFLTVLPMVIKERYVNATSQSVTNLSRMDDSWQVSVSSFFMTYRVLSQLVPILPGLFLAWLXDMGWRKSLIALPLLGLMLSRLVVLFMLILDWPLKVLWVDVIITGLCGGTTVFWSGIMTLLSLSSTGQDRSKLLMRAELISGLSGVVGCLTAGHLYDFSSPTLRPGVVTLLLCFLLHASCILYVIFFLQVGALCDNKTLKKANDEATWDHPHKVSNIILLWVSVVLYNAVDSSTRNILVLFQLMEPLHWNVIQVGYGNASGFLITLSSFLSSVILSRWLSDSALITIGLLSNAAGMLPMAFATTTYMFVIARALTFFSLMPVPFICSLLSQQVHGSSYSKLLTSLQLSLKISSAGTNLLYAKIYKETFSWFPGLVLVLSSLISTLAIIPIRPGTLAHWTTGVIPGLPICQCQIELTPGSPAPWN, from the exons ATGCACAGAGGCCACTTACTATGGGGCATTCAGCTGGTGGCAACGGGTGTTCAGTTGGGGAACGCATTCTTCCTGACTGTTCTGCCGATGGTCATCAAGGAAAGATACGTTAATGCTACTAGCCAATCGGTTACCAACCTATCCCGGATGGATGACAGCTGGCAGGTGTCTGTGTCCAGCTTCTTCATGACTTACAGAGTGCTGAGTCAACTGGTTCCCATCCTACCGGGACTTTTTCTGGCATGGC GGGATATGGGCTGGAGGAAAAGCCTCATTGCGCTCCCACTGCTGGGCCTCATGCTATCCCGACTTGTGGTTCTATTCATGTTGATACTGGACTGGCCGCTCAAAGTCTTGTGGGTGGACGTGATCATCACTGGATTGTGTGGGGGCACCACTGTTTTCTGGAGTGGCATCATGACTCTGTTGTCTCTTAGCTCCACGGGGCAGGATAGATCCAAACTATTGATGAGAGCAGAGCTTATCAGTGGACTATCTGGTGTTGTGGGCTGTTTGACAGCTGGACACTTGTACGATTTCTCCAGTCCAACCCTGAGACCAGGTGTTGTCACCTTGCTGCTGTGTTTTCTGCTTCATGCATCCTGCATCCTCTATGTGATCTTCTTCCTACAG GTAGGAGCATTGTGTGATAACAAGACCCTGAAAAAAGCCAACGACGAAGCCACATGGGACCATCCACACAAAGTTTCGAACATAATACTGTTGTGGGTGTCAGTTGTCCTCTACAATGCCGTAGATTCTTCAACCAGAAACATACTGGTCTTGTTTCAGTTGATGGAGCCTCTCCACTGGAATGTGATTCAG GTTGGCTATGGGAATGCCTCTGGCTTCCTGATTACACTCTCAAGCTTCCTGAGTTCCGTGATTTTATCAAGGTGGCTCAGTGATAGCGCTCTGATCACCATCGGCCTGCTCTCCAATGCTGCTGGCATGCTTCCTATGGCCTTTGCCACCACTACATACATGTTCGTAATCG CCCGTGCCCTGACATTCTTCTCCCTGATGCCTGTTCCGTTCATCTGTTCTCTATTGTCCCAGCAAGTACATGGTTCTTCATACA GTAAACTCCTCACCTCACTGCAGCTGTCTTTGAAAATCTCCAGTGCGGGAACTAACCTGCTGTATGCCAAGATTTACAAAGAGACTTTCAGTTGGTTTCCTGGCCTTGTCCTAGTACTATCCAGCTTGATATCCACTCTGGCCATCATACCCATAAG GCCCGGCACACTGGCCCATTGGACCACCGGGGTTATCCCCGGTCTCCCCATCTGCCAGTGTCAAATCGAGCTTACCCCAGGCTCCCCTGCTCCTTGGAACTAA